One window of Mucilaginibacter inviolabilis genomic DNA carries:
- a CDS encoding TetR/AcrR family transcriptional regulator, producing the protein MSKADATRMDILKKAFDLIYKNGYQATSIDQILETTSVTKGAFYHHFKSKEEMGIALIDDVIHREIWPTILKSLRVSKDFRKNLYQMLKDLLIAHPLLNADYGCPAVNLVQEMAPINENFRKALKKNQTEWRKLIEDEIAKAKAAGQLSAEHNSETTALYIITLYHGVRAMGKVLGKSYYNTFLKEYQKYLESLK; encoded by the coding sequence ATGTCAAAAGCGGACGCAACAAGAATGGATATATTAAAGAAGGCATTTGACCTGATTTACAAAAATGGTTACCAGGCAACAAGTATTGATCAAATCCTGGAAACCACCTCTGTAACTAAGGGTGCATTCTATCATCATTTCAAAAGCAAAGAAGAAATGGGGATAGCTTTGATCGACGATGTCATACACAGGGAGATCTGGCCGACGATCCTGAAGTCGCTCAGAGTCTCGAAGGACTTCAGAAAAAACTTATATCAAATGCTGAAAGATCTGCTGATCGCCCATCCACTATTGAACGCCGACTATGGTTGCCCCGCCGTTAACCTGGTGCAGGAAATGGCACCGATAAATGAAAACTTCAGAAAAGCGCTGAAAAAAAACCAAACTGAATGGCGCAAACTCATCGAAGATGAGATCGCAAAAGCCAAGGCTGCAGGACAGCTAAGTGCCGAACATAACTCCGAAACTACTGCGTTGTACATTATCACGCTTTACCATGGAGTACGTGCGATGGGAAAAGTACTTGGAAAGAGTTATTACAACACCTTTTTGAAGGAATATCAAAAGTATCTGGAATCACTTAAATAA
- a CDS encoding DUF420 domain-containing protein, translating to MKQKNFTPLIWILTMAINGLIATAYFIPKNDLLNGYDLTKLPLLNAVLNGSTFIALIAALVSIKRKRVIAHRSFVFLAFSFTALFLFSYLLYHFSIPSTRFGGTGMIKAIYFLILVTHIFLAALIVPLALVTMSYALNGNLNRHRKIAAWTMPIWLYVSLTGVIVYFLISPYYPH from the coding sequence ATGAAACAGAAAAATTTTACTCCTTTGATCTGGATACTGACGATGGCTATCAATGGTTTGATCGCGACCGCCTATTTTATTCCAAAGAACGATCTGCTTAATGGCTATGACCTCACTAAATTGCCCTTGTTAAATGCAGTGTTGAACGGATCAACTTTCATTGCCTTAATTGCAGCATTGGTCAGTATTAAGCGAAAACGCGTTATAGCACACCGAAGCTTTGTATTTCTCGCGTTCTCATTTACCGCGCTTTTCTTATTCTCTTATCTACTCTACCATTTTTCTATTCCGTCAACAAGGTTCGGAGGCACCGGAATGATCAAAGCTATTTACTTCTTGATACTCGTTACGCATATTTTTCTCGCAGCACTGATCGTCCCGCTGGCTTTGGTCACGATGAGCTATGCCCTGAACGGCAATTTAAACAGACACCGGAAAATAGCAGCCTGGACGATGCCGATCTGGCTGTATGTCAGCCTCACAGGTGTTATCGTTTATTTCCTCATCTCACCATATTATCCGCATTAA
- a CDS encoding efflux RND transporter periplasmic adaptor subunit, translating to MKKNLIYGLMAHAIIFSGCSSGSLPSVPAATPSVPVATVNASDEIIYSEYPAKIEGLTDVEIRTQVSGILEKIFVDEGAYVQKGTPLFQIDTRPYREAYNDAEGDLLATKATVASAKLEVEKLTPLVQNKVVSLYQLKTAQAGYEAALAKETQAKAKAGNAKITLGFATITAPVSGFIGRFSKKTGSLLSPADTQPLTYLSDNREVHAYFSIGEADFVTFKDGLKGASINEKLKNSPPVTILLAGRNPYSQSGTLDMVDAAFDKTTGAITLRATFPNREGLLRSGNSGRIKLGLKQSGVIDIPQSATFEMQDKTFAFIVDQNNKAHQVALTISGSTDNTYYISAGLKSGDRVVLKGLETVKDGILVKPEQPKEKLASN from the coding sequence ATGAAAAAAAATCTGATATACGGTTTGATGGCTCATGCCATCATCTTTTCTGGCTGTTCATCCGGCAGTTTGCCATCAGTACCGGCAGCCACGCCTTCCGTACCTGTTGCAACTGTAAATGCCAGTGATGAGATCATTTATTCGGAATACCCGGCAAAGATCGAGGGTTTGACGGATGTTGAGATCAGGACCCAGGTTTCCGGCATTCTTGAAAAGATCTTTGTCGATGAAGGTGCCTACGTCCAAAAAGGAACCCCGCTATTCCAGATCGATACCAGGCCATATCGTGAGGCCTATAATGATGCCGAGGGTGACTTACTTGCCACAAAGGCAACGGTAGCCAGCGCAAAACTGGAAGTCGAAAAGTTGACGCCACTTGTGCAGAACAAGGTAGTTTCATTATACCAGTTAAAAACAGCGCAGGCAGGCTATGAAGCAGCTTTGGCCAAAGAGACACAGGCCAAAGCCAAGGCCGGAAATGCAAAGATCACCTTAGGTTTCGCAACGATCACAGCGCCTGTTAGTGGCTTCATTGGTCGTTTTTCGAAGAAGACCGGCAGCTTACTTTCGCCCGCTGATACTCAGCCTTTGACCTATTTGTCGGATAATCGCGAAGTGCACGCTTATTTCTCTATTGGTGAGGCAGACTTTGTTACCTTCAAGGATGGTTTAAAAGGTGCATCGATCAATGAGAAGTTAAAAAATTCACCGCCGGTAACCATTTTGCTGGCGGGCAGGAACCCATATTCCCAATCCGGGACGTTGGACATGGTTGATGCTGCATTTGATAAAACTACCGGCGCGATAACACTTCGTGCAACTTTTCCTAATCGGGAAGGCTTGCTTCGTTCCGGAAATTCCGGCAGGATCAAACTTGGTTTGAAACAATCCGGCGTGATCGATATACCGCAATCAGCCACCTTCGAAATGCAGGACAAGACATTTGCCTTCATTGTTGATCAAAACAACAAAGCGCATCAGGTCGCCCTGACCATATCCGGCTCTACGGATAACACCTATTACATTTCCGCCGGCCTGAAGAGTGGTGACCGTGTAGTGTTAAAAGGTCTGGAAACGGTTAAAGATGGAATTCTAGTAAAACCGGAACAACCAAAAGAAAAATTGGCCAGCAACTAA
- a CDS encoding efflux RND transporter permease subunit produces MLKVFIDKPVIATVVSIMLVILGAVGLMGLPIQQFPDIAPPVVQVSANYPGANAETMVRAVAPPLEEAINGVENMSYMSSTSSNDGTLTISVYFKLGTDPDQAAVNVQNRVSSATGLLPPEVVQAGITTQKVQNSLIMAINLMSENPKLYDATYLTNYSQINIIPELKRIQGVGQVIFFGANRDYSMRIWLNPAQMAAYNITPTEVMTAVRSKNQEAAPGRFGESSNRSFEYVLKYSGKYTKPEDYGNMIIRANSDGSMLKLKDVAKVELGSYTYNSLNTVNDKQSVLFQVIQLPGTNSRDIQTKVGEFMKKAEKDFPKGIKQQILYNTKDMLDQSIEQVEHTLLEAFILVFIVVYIFLQDFRSTLIPAIAVPVAIIGTFFFMSAFGFSINLLTLFALVLAIGIVVDDAIVVVEAVHSKLEHRDITPKKATMTAMHEITGAIISITLVMAAVFLPVGFMKGSAGVFYRQFAFTLAIAIVISALNALTLSPALCALLLKDVNHDHRGQPKNFKQRFFHAFNKGFENITGRYVGAVKGMIKFKWISLGGLALVVVVTAWLIRRTPTGFIPSEDLGFIAISVNLPPGSSMNRTQAILDEAANKVRDMKAKFAFNEVAGFNVLTSSTSPSSGVAFFRMKKDGERGEMNSVTDNIAELQKRLNTIKGAQCFVFSFPTVPGFSNVDALDLVLEDKAGGKLDKFGGLANRFIAELMKRKEIAVAFTTFRADYPQYEMVLDHEKIEQLGVDEKDVLSTMQSYFGSAQVSDFNRFGKYYRVMVQAEKEERADPASLDEVYVKSKAGSMVPVKTILSLKRVFGPEVITRYNLFNSIGVNAVPKPGYSTGNAIQAVREVAAEVLPTGYSYEFSGMTREEISSGGQSVIIFVLSLLFVYFLLCAQYNSYILPLAVVLSVPTGIIGVFMAIGMAGIDNNIYIQVALIMLIGLLAKNAILIVEFAVQRRHAGHTLVESALEAAKLRIRPIIMTSVAFVAGITPMMRATGPSAMGNHSISIGAAGGMLGGVILGLFIIPVLFVVFQALHERISGKKEIIEEQKALEYKPEPVL; encoded by the coding sequence ATGCTTAAAGTATTTATCGATAAACCGGTAATCGCCACCGTGGTTTCTATCATGTTGGTCATTCTCGGTGCAGTGGGTCTGATGGGCCTGCCTATTCAACAATTCCCTGATATCGCGCCGCCGGTGGTGCAGGTATCCGCCAATTATCCCGGGGCCAACGCTGAAACCATGGTCCGGGCAGTAGCGCCGCCGTTGGAAGAAGCGATTAATGGCGTTGAAAATATGAGTTATATGAGTTCCACTTCCAGCAACGATGGAACGCTGACCATATCTGTTTACTTCAAGTTAGGTACCGATCCGGACCAGGCAGCGGTGAATGTGCAGAACCGGGTATCATCCGCGACCGGGCTGCTACCGCCTGAAGTCGTTCAGGCAGGTATTACTACCCAAAAGGTGCAGAACTCGCTGATCATGGCCATCAACCTGATGAGTGAGAATCCGAAGCTATATGATGCCACTTACTTGACCAATTATTCACAGATCAACATCATCCCTGAGCTGAAACGTATCCAGGGTGTCGGTCAAGTGATCTTCTTTGGTGCCAACAGGGATTATTCCATGCGTATCTGGCTGAACCCAGCACAAATGGCTGCCTACAATATTACACCGACAGAGGTAATGACAGCTGTACGGAGCAAAAACCAAGAAGCGGCTCCGGGCAGATTCGGGGAATCCAGCAACCGTTCATTTGAATACGTGCTTAAATATTCCGGAAAATATACTAAACCTGAAGATTATGGCAACATGATCATCAGGGCGAACTCAGATGGCAGTATGCTGAAGCTGAAAGATGTTGCCAAAGTCGAGTTGGGTAGCTATACCTATAATTCATTGAACACGGTGAACGACAAGCAAAGTGTGTTGTTCCAGGTGATCCAGTTGCCCGGTACCAATTCAAGGGACATTCAGACGAAGGTTGGTGAATTCATGAAGAAAGCTGAAAAAGATTTCCCGAAGGGAATCAAACAGCAGATCCTTTACAATACGAAAGACATGCTGGATCAATCCATTGAACAGGTAGAACATACCTTACTGGAAGCCTTCATCCTTGTGTTTATCGTGGTTTACATCTTCTTACAGGATTTCAGGTCGACTCTTATCCCTGCTATCGCTGTTCCGGTAGCAATTATCGGAACGTTCTTTTTCATGTCTGCCTTCGGGTTCTCCATCAACTTACTCACCTTGTTTGCGCTTGTACTGGCGATTGGTATCGTAGTGGATGACGCCATTGTCGTGGTGGAGGCTGTACACTCCAAATTAGAACACCGTGACATCACCCCGAAAAAAGCAACCATGACTGCTATGCATGAGATCACCGGAGCGATCATTTCCATCACACTTGTAATGGCTGCGGTATTCCTGCCTGTTGGCTTTATGAAAGGTTCCGCAGGTGTGTTTTACAGGCAGTTCGCCTTTACGTTGGCAATAGCTATTGTGATATCCGCATTAAACGCGCTAACACTCAGTCCGGCCTTGTGCGCTTTGTTGTTGAAGGATGTGAATCATGATCATCGCGGGCAACCGAAAAATTTCAAACAGCGATTCTTTCATGCTTTCAATAAGGGATTTGAAAATATTACGGGCAGATATGTTGGAGCCGTAAAAGGAATGATCAAATTCAAGTGGATCAGTCTGGGCGGCTTAGCGTTGGTTGTGGTTGTCACTGCCTGGCTAATCAGAAGAACACCGACAGGTTTTATCCCATCTGAAGATCTTGGTTTCATTGCCATATCGGTCAATCTTCCTCCCGGTTCTTCTATGAACAGGACTCAGGCCATTCTGGATGAAGCAGCGAATAAGGTACGGGATATGAAAGCTAAGTTTGCATTCAATGAAGTTGCAGGCTTTAACGTATTGACCAGTTCCACCAGCCCCTCTTCAGGCGTAGCATTTTTCAGGATGAAAAAGGACGGCGAACGCGGAGAAATGAATAGTGTCACGGATAATATAGCCGAACTGCAGAAAAGGTTGAATACGATTAAAGGCGCTCAGTGTTTTGTCTTCTCATTTCCAACCGTTCCGGGCTTTAGCAACGTTGACGCCCTTGACCTCGTTCTGGAAGATAAGGCAGGTGGCAAGCTGGATAAGTTTGGTGGCCTGGCGAACCGTTTTATTGCCGAATTAATGAAACGTAAAGAAATTGCAGTCGCCTTTACCACCTTTCGCGCAGATTATCCGCAGTACGAAATGGTGCTTGACCATGAGAAAATCGAGCAATTGGGCGTAGATGAAAAGGATGTATTAAGTACAATGCAGTCTTACTTCGGCAGCGCACAGGTGTCAGATTTCAACCGATTCGGAAAGTATTACAGGGTGATGGTTCAGGCTGAAAAAGAAGAACGGGCCGATCCCGCATCGCTCGATGAGGTATATGTCAAGAGCAAAGCCGGTAGCATGGTTCCGGTAAAGACGATCCTCAGCTTGAAAAGAGTATTCGGACCGGAAGTGATCACACGTTATAACCTGTTCAACTCTATTGGCGTCAATGCCGTACCCAAGCCGGGTTACAGTACCGGTAATGCGATACAGGCGGTACGTGAGGTCGCAGCCGAGGTTTTGCCAACAGGTTATTCTTATGAGTTTTCCGGCATGACCAGGGAAGAAATTTCTTCCGGCGGCCAATCGGTGATCATCTTTGTGCTATCACTATTATTCGTTTATTTCCTGTTATGTGCGCAATATAACAGCTACATCCTTCCATTGGCCGTTGTGTTGTCTGTGCCAACCGGAATCATAGGTGTATTTATGGCTATTGGAATGGCCGGAATCGATAACAATATTTACATTCAGGTTGCACTGATCATGCTCATCGGCTTGCTGGCTAAAAACGCGATCCTGATCGTTGAATTCGCTGTACAGCGCAGGCATGCCGGGCACACCTTGGTGGAATCAGCGCTGGAAGCAGCCAAATTGCGTATCCGTCCGATCATCATGACCTCTGTTGCTTTTGTTGCCGGTATCACACCAATGATGCGCGCTACAGGTCCTTCAGCCATGGGTAACCATTCGATCAGTATCGGAGCGGCCGGCGGCATGCTTGGCGGCGTGATCCTTGGATTATTTATTATTCCGGTATTGTTCGTTGTCTTTCAGGCACTTCATGAGAGGATCTCCGGAAAAAAAGAAATTATTGAAGAGCAAAAGGCATTGGAGTACAAACCCGAGCCTGTGCTTTAA
- a CDS encoding efflux transporter outer membrane subunit yields MNNSKIIYLIPFLIAFAGACKVSKDVKTPQPELPAAFRNAPASDSASIARMPWKSFFQDQFLQQLIDSTLSRNYDMQIAMKNLEQSRLVLKQSKWNNVPQIGLNVTANTTNPSNNSLNGLTLGQFLGTNHLEDYSANLSLSWEADIWGKIRNTNRIALVSYLQTQEAQKTLQTALIASVSQGYFNLLMLDAQLSIARRNLSLNDSTLNIVKLQYDAGQVSLLGVQQAEAQRQVSAELVPQLEQAIAIQENALNMLAGHLPARIQRNSLLDEVSLPAMLSAGIPSEMVSRRPDVKSRELDLTIANSRVGISKAQMYPALRITASGGVNAIRASDWFNIPGSLFGIVGGSVLQPLLQRKELSTQYQIAKVEREKTVLFFRQTVLKAVGEVSDALISIEKLKNREAVAVARVKTLQQATANANALFKNGMANYLEVITAQSNALQSELELATVKRQELNAISDLYRSLGGGAN; encoded by the coding sequence ATGAACAATAGTAAAATAATATATCTGATACCTTTTTTAATTGCCTTTGCTGGCGCGTGCAAGGTATCAAAGGACGTTAAAACCCCGCAACCCGAGCTTCCGGCGGCATTTAGAAATGCACCCGCATCAGATAGCGCTAGTATAGCAAGAATGCCCTGGAAATCGTTTTTTCAAGATCAATTCTTGCAGCAACTGATAGACAGTACGCTATCACGAAACTATGATATGCAGATCGCGATGAAGAATCTGGAACAGTCACGATTGGTTCTGAAGCAATCTAAATGGAATAATGTTCCGCAAATTGGGCTGAATGTAACAGCAAATACGACCAATCCCTCAAATAACAGTTTGAACGGATTGACACTCGGACAGTTCCTTGGTACTAACCACCTGGAAGATTATTCGGCAAACTTAAGTTTGAGTTGGGAGGCGGACATCTGGGGTAAGATCAGAAATACTAACAGGATCGCGCTTGTCAGTTATCTGCAAACACAGGAAGCGCAGAAGACATTGCAAACGGCTTTGATCGCATCCGTATCTCAGGGATATTTCAACCTGCTGATGCTAGACGCACAGCTGAGTATTGCCAGGAGAAATTTAAGTTTGAACGACAGTACGCTTAACATCGTAAAGCTCCAATATGACGCCGGGCAAGTCAGTTTACTTGGCGTTCAGCAGGCGGAAGCACAACGCCAGGTTTCAGCGGAATTGGTGCCTCAACTGGAGCAGGCCATAGCTATTCAGGAGAACGCCTTGAATATGCTTGCAGGGCATTTGCCGGCTAGGATCCAGAGAAATTCGCTACTTGACGAGGTGAGCCTCCCGGCTATGCTTTCTGCAGGTATTCCCTCAGAAATGGTCAGCCGCAGACCTGATGTAAAAAGCAGGGAGCTTGATCTGACCATTGCAAATTCGCGTGTAGGTATCTCCAAAGCGCAAATGTATCCTGCATTACGCATAACTGCTTCGGGCGGCGTCAATGCGATCAGGGCCAGTGACTGGTTCAATATACCAGGATCATTATTTGGCATTGTCGGCGGCAGTGTATTACAGCCACTTCTTCAGCGTAAAGAGTTGAGTACGCAATATCAGATCGCCAAGGTCGAGCGTGAGAAAACAGTATTATTTTTCAGGCAGACCGTGTTAAAAGCGGTTGGCGAGGTTTCTGACGCTCTGATTAGTATTGAGAAGCTAAAGAACAGGGAAGCAGTGGCAGTTGCTCGGGTTAAAACGCTCCAGCAAGCCACCGCTAATGCCAATGCATTATTTAAGAACGGCATGGCGAATTACCTCGAAGTGATCACCGCGCAAAGTAATGCCTTACAAAGTGAACTGGAATTAGCGACTGTCAAACGACAGGAATTGAATGCCATTTCGGACCTATATCGCAGCTTAGGAGGCGGGGCCAATTAA
- the ccsA gene encoding cytochrome c biogenesis protein CcsA has protein sequence MDKLLLYIDQAWWKITGVILVFSTLFTGLLLPVPALPILHETIRNLYFHVPMWMAMLVVFKISIYGSLMYLRTGDQRYDLLSLECVKVGLFFYILGLLSGMLWAKYTWGAYWSNDPKQNSAAIGALLYSAYLVLRNSIEEEQKRGRIAAIYNIFAFPIMIVLLFVLPRMTDSLHPGNGGNPAFGKYDLDNGMKLAFYPAMLGWSLIGVWIATIRFRIQMIDYYQNTIN, from the coding sequence ATGGACAAATTATTATTATACATTGATCAGGCTTGGTGGAAAATCACCGGGGTAATTTTGGTTTTTTCCACTTTATTTACAGGTTTGTTGTTACCTGTGCCCGCACTGCCCATCCTGCATGAGACCATCAGGAATCTATATTTTCATGTCCCCATGTGGATGGCAATGCTGGTCGTTTTTAAGATTTCAATATATGGGAGCTTAATGTATTTGCGTACAGGTGACCAGCGATATGATCTCTTGTCACTTGAATGCGTTAAGGTGGGACTTTTCTTTTATATACTGGGCCTGTTGTCCGGCATGCTTTGGGCTAAATATACCTGGGGGGCATATTGGAGTAATGACCCAAAACAAAACAGCGCTGCTATTGGAGCACTGCTGTATTCAGCTTACCTGGTACTTCGCAATTCTATTGAGGAAGAACAAAAGCGCGGCAGAATAGCGGCCATTTACAACATCTTTGCTTTTCCTATTATGATTGTACTCTTGTTTGTGTTGCCGCGCATGACAGATTCCCTTCATCCAGGTAATGGAGGTAATCCGGCCTTTGGAAAATACGATCTGGACAATGGCATGAAGCTGGCCTTTTATCCCGCTATGCTTGGCTGGTCGCTTATTGGGGTTTGGATCGCTACAATCCGTTTTCGTATCCAAATGATTGATTACTATCAGAACACAATTAATTAA
- a CDS encoding CcmD family protein, with amino-acid sequence MKKLLIAAILFLQTANLFAQSGSGIEMADSLRSSGKIYVVVATIAITFVGLAIYLFSIDRKLKRLEKDHH; translated from the coding sequence ATGAAAAAATTATTAATAGCTGCAATACTTTTTTTGCAAACTGCTAATCTCTTTGCTCAATCAGGTTCAGGAATTGAAATGGCCGACTCACTTAGAAGCTCCGGAAAAATCTACGTGGTGGTTGCGACCATTGCGATCACATTCGTGGGCCTGGCAATTTATCTGTTTTCCATTGACCGGAAATTAAAGCGATTAGAAAAGGACCATCATTAA